From Triticum urartu cultivar G1812 chromosome 2, Tu2.1, whole genome shotgun sequence, a single genomic window includes:
- the LOC125538381 gene encoding CLPTM1-like membrane protein cnrB, with protein sequence MAQPAAAAVAAQPQGQAPAGRQGGGLGQSLAGIVRMAVFWYFASKFFGPKRAPTEPGLLMSNLFQKGEPMDMWMYLSENDKFSDFGNEDALIWHETNIPYAVWTPTSTRTHTLTYYPTEALKHNGSLYAHVYFSRSGYPVDPTDPEYEQKSAFGRTHPIVAYLRKSKAGHKKSLLGDSDESEEKLPPKENKESEDKEEGPVEYISYWKPNVTINLVDDFTRYPQNNIPPNVAPYLNVDPTTNSYYPTVFFNEFWLLRDKLTALNETVKELTLNLEVSPISMTKWQLFLQIEQSFQVHRSYGSMLEGEADELKRVFLEGNPYLLGLTMIVSLFHSLFDFLAFKNDIQFWNKNKSMEGLSAKSVVLNFICQLIIFLYLLDNDTSWMILASSGVGVCIEFWKIGKAMHVEIDRSGKIPMLRFRDRESYAQNKTKEYDALAMKYLTYVLLVLMAGFAIYSLKYDKHKSWYSWILSSLTSCVYMFGFIMMCPQLFINYKLKSVAHMPWRQMTYKFLNTIIDDLFAFVIKMPWLHRLSVFRDDVIFLIYLYQRWVYPVDKKRVNEFGFGGEDEPAAPQTLEGAAAAQQIEAKAETSTEDKKTK encoded by the exons ATGGCGCAGCcggctgccgccgccgtcgcggCGCAGCCGCAGGGGCAGGCCCCGGCTGGGCGGCAGGGAGGCGGCCTGGGCCAGAGCCTCGCCGGCATCGTGCGGATGGCCGTGTTCTGGTACTTCGCGTCCAAGTTCTTCGGCCCCAAGCGCGCCCCCACGGAGCCGGGCTTGCTCATGTCCAACCTCTTTCAGAAGGGAGAGCCAATG GATATGTGGATGTATTTATCGGAGAATGACAAATTTAGCGACTTTGGTAATGAGGATGCACTCATCTGGCATGAAACAAACATACCATATGCAGTCTGGACACCTACCAGTACCAGAACACACACACTGACATACTATCCAACGGAG GCTCTCAAGCACAATGGCTCTTTGTATGCTCATGTTTATTTTTCCCGTTCGGGTTACCCTGTGGACCCTACCGATCCTGAATATGAGCAAAAATCTGCATTTGGAAGGACACATC CTATTGTGGCATACTTGCGGAAATCAAAAGCTGGTCATAAGAAGAGCTTGCTTGGAGATTCGGATGAGTCCGAGGAAAAGCTACCCCCTAAG GAGAACAAAGAGTCCGAAGACAAAGAGGAGGGCCCAGTTGAATATATTTCTTATTGGAAACCAAATGTGACAATAAATCTTGTTGATGACTTCACACG GTATCCCCAAAACAACATTCCTCCAAATGTTGCTCCAT ATTTGAATGTGGATCCAACTACAAACAGTTACTATCCAACTGTATTCTTCAATGAATTTTGGCTGTTGAGGGACAAATTGACAGCACTCAACGAGACTGTGAAGGAACTGACCTTGAACCTTGAAGTTAGTCCTATCAGCATGACCAAGTGGCAATTATTTCTACAGATTGAGCAGTCTTTCCAAGTTCATCGTAGTTATGGAAGTATGCTTGAAGGCGAGGCTGATGAGCTCAAG AGGGTTTTCCTTGAAGGAAATCCATATCTACTGGGGTTGACCATGATTGTATCTCTGTTCCACTCTCTGTTCGATTTCCTGGCTTTCAAGAATG ATATCCAGTTCTGGAATAAAAACAAGTCCATGGAAGGTCTTTCAGCGAAATCTGTTGTTCTGAACTTCATTTGTCAGCTGATTATATTTCTGTACCTGCTTGACAATGATACATCATGGATGATTCTTGCTAGCTCTGGAGTTGGTGTGTGCATTGAATTTTGGAAGATAGGAAAAGCGATGCATGTTGAG ATTGACAGAAGTGGAAAGATACCCATGTTGAGATTCCGGGATCGTGAGTCATATGCACAGAATAAGACTAAGGAGTACGATGCACTTGCAATGAAGTATCTTACGTATGTCCTTCTAGTCCTTATGGCTGGTTTTGCTATCTATTCACTCAAGTATGATAAACACAAGAGCTGGTACTCGTGGATACTCTCTTCCCTCACAAGTTGTGTTTACATGTTTG GTTTCATTATGATGTGCCCACAATTATTTATCAACTACAAGCTGAAGTCCGTCGCTCACATGCCATGGAGACAAATGACCTACAAGTTCCTCAACACTATAATTGATGATCTGTTTGCATTTGTGATTAAGATGCCGTGGTTGCATCGTCTCTCGGTTTTCAGAGATG ATGTTATCTTCTTGATATACCTCTACCAGAGGTGGGTATACCCAGTTGACAAGAAGCGTGTCAACGAGTTTGGCTTTGGAGGGGAAGACGAACCCGCAGCACCCCAAACTTTGGAAGGAGCAGCGGCTGCCCAACAGATCGAGGCCAAGGCTGAGACGAGCACGGAGGACAAGAAGACAAAGTGA